A window of Bombina bombina isolate aBomBom1 chromosome 5, aBomBom1.pri, whole genome shotgun sequence genomic DNA:
atatatatattacacacacacactcactctatcCTGGCTAAGCCTGTGTGAACACCTGATAAGCACAAAAATGCTTGTTGTTCCTGCACCGTATGACAGAGATGGACCAAAGTTTCCCAGAATATGGGCCAAAGGCTTGGGGGTGCTCCCTCTTGAAGTCGAGTGCTTCAATGTTAAGCTACTGGACATAAAAGGGGGTGGAGCTAATTGTTATGTTTGGGAAAACATGTAATTGGATTTTACATTGTTTACATTTTGCACCTTAAAGACATTCATGAgataaaatgttatacatttgttttttatgtattttctttcaACTTTTATTTCTCTTTTGCAGATCTTGGAGAGACAACATCAATATAAACTCATAAAATGTCAACCAAAGCCACTAAAGGACCAGCACGTAAACCCAAACCAGTAGTTGTGAAAACTACTTTAAATAACCCTTATGACATTGATTGGAATACAGTTGTAGGAGATGACATGCAGTTCATATTGCAGACATTAATGGAAAAATTTAACCATGTTGGacttaaaaaaatagaaatgaaaactgaaggaaaaaaagcaaagaaagaaaCACCAAGTACTAatggaaagaagaaaaaagagaaagggaaaaagacAAAAGACTCTGATGTAGAAATAAAATCATGTGAGGAAGCAGATAAAGAAGAGCTCCAAAAAGAAAGTGAAAACAAGCCTGGCTGGACCCATGTTGATCTAAGGAAGCAGTTGGCTATAGGGATTAATGAGGTTACCAGAGCTTTGGAAAAAAATGAGGTGTACTTGGTGCTGGTTTGTAAGTCTGCCAAACCTACTTTGATCACAAAGCACCTTGTTGAACTAAGTGCAAGTCGTGAAGTTCCAGCATGCCAGTTGCCTCGCTTGAGTGAGAACATTGCGCCAGTACTTGGACTGAAGTCGGTATTGGCCCTGGGTTTTAAAAAGTCATCAGATGTTTTCTTGGAAGAAGTAAAAGCCGTAATTTCACGAGTCCCGCCATTAAAAGTTCCATGGTTGCAAAGTGAATCCCAGAAAGCAGAGTCCTCAGAGGATGAACTTGTAATCGATGAAGAATCCAGCAGTGAACCAAAAAAAAGGCGTAAACGCAAGATCGGTGAAAGTGAAGAAAAGACGTCCAAAACTAAATTACAGGGTCTTAAAGTTAAAAAGATTGTTCCTAATCCAAATAAAGTCCGAaaagttaaaaataagaaaaatgttggcactaaaaagtaaataaatgttatttttatgttgTAAAATGTTATTATTTCAGTTAACCATCTTCTTATTTTTTAGAATTTACAATTATTACTCTAAAGAACATTTCAGAGACTGTTGGTGCGGATTGACATGTTAATATCAATACTTCTTTGTGTCAAATCATCCTCATTAAAATACTaacatattcaaaataaaaatatatagcatgTTGCAGTACAGAACTAAAGTTTTAAGAGATAATTTACACATTTATAATTGGAACAAATGTATTACACTAGACCCAGAATGTAGTCAtccacaatatatattaaaaatatagaaacattgctatatacatttattttgcatgatttTACTGTAAAATGTCTCCATCCACAGCCATATTCAGTATATTGCACATGTCTAGTGGTGGTTGCATGAGTACAGATACATAAGCAAACCAATTGAAGGGATATAAAACGCAGAGGAGGCAAGGCTTATAAAACACCTTATCAGAAAGCTTTAGTGGTCAAATGTGTCAAGCTTATTGCTGCAAGTAACAACAATGGTGTAAAAATACAGATGTTATAAGTGAGTTCCCTTATTGGATGGACGCTGCCAGCCCTGGTTACTCCTTCAAATTCTGAGAAAAAAATAGCAATAATAGGAGTGCCAAAAGGCTAAAGTATGCAAGCAGGGGCTAATATGGTGAAAAATTAAAacacatttattataaatattaaaaatacataatatgtatctacagtatctcacaaaagtacacccctccaagttttgtaaatattttatttcttttcttgtgaaaacactgaagaaattacactttgctacattgtaaagtagttagtgtacagcctgtaaaacagtgtaaatttgctgtcccctcaaaataactcaacacacagccattaatgtctaaaccgttggcaacaaaagtgagtacacccctaagtggaaatgtccaaattgggcccaaagtatcaatattttgtgtggcccctTATTATTTTccggcactgccttaaccctcttgggcatggagttcaccagagcttcacaggttgccactggagtcctcttccactcctccatgatgacatcaaggagctagtggatgttagagactttgcgctcccccaccttccatttgaggatgccccacagatgcttaatagggtttaggcctggagacatgcttggccagtccatcacctttaccctcagcttctttagcaaggcagtggtcgtcttggaggtatgtttggggttgttatcatgttggaatactgccctgccgcCCAGTttacgaagggaggggatcatgctctgcttcagtatgtcacagtatatgttggcattcatggttccctcaatgaattagTGCTGTGGaaccttttggcgctctacaaatacctgataataataatgaactgtagctccccagtgcaggcagcactcatgcaggcccagaccatgacactcccaccaccatgcttcactgtaggcaagacacacttgtctttgtactccttacctggttgccgccacacacgcttgacatcatctgaaccgaataagtttatcttggtctcatcggacccagGACATGattacagtaatccatgtccttagtgtgcttgtcttcagcaaaaggcttccttctgggacgacagccatgcagaccaatttgatgcagtgtgcaatgtATGGTTCTGAGCACTGACCGGCTGActccctaccccttcaacctctgcagcaatgctggcagcactcgtacgtctatttcccaaagacaacctctggatatgacgctgagcatgtgcgcttaacttctttggtcgtccattgcaaggcctgttctgagtggaacctgtcctgtgaaaccgctgtatggttttgcccatgaggtgccatgttgaacttccagtgaccagtatgagaaagtgtgagagcgataacaccaaatttaacacacttgagaccttgtaacaccaaagagtcacatgacattgaggagggaaaatggctaatttggacatttccacttcggggtgttgagttattttgaggggacagcaaatttacactgtcatacaTGCTGTACACTtacaactttacattgtagcaaagtgtcatttcttcagtgttgtcaaatgaaaagatataaaatatttacaaaaatgtgaggggtggtactcacttttgtgagatactgtatataaactaATGAGGTAACCGTTAATGCTTCAGAATTGGGTGAAAGTGAACAGTGGTGAAGCCAAAATCCTAGCTCAACTGGATAAATCAAATGATAAGTGAAACTgcgataaaaatataaaataagaacaAATAGTCTGTGATTGTTATAAACCGTGGGTATTTAAGTTCTCAGGGAAAATATCCTTTTGTGTCATTGAGgtatagaaaaagataaaaataaaaacctgacgtgtacatgtaaaataaagaataaaaatggaAATTCCAAAAAATGTTGTTATTGATATTGGTTATTAGTGAATGTCCCAGATGttagaaataattataaaattaattaattaaaaaattaaagtatattcCTAGTGACCAGTGAGTGTCACACCAGGGCTAAGTAACAGATGGGATGCTGTTCATTCTTAGTATCCTGAGGTTGTCTCAACAATTCTGGATAATAGAAGAAATTTGTGTAGTGGAAATAAGGGTAGATGATCTGGATCAAGGTACCTAAAAGAACGATAAGAAAAGGAACATGTGAAAAATTATCTAGAATGGtggttaaatgaaaaacaattCACCAAAGTAGACGATTCCAGGGAAGAATTCAAGCCTCATAAATCATTCTAAAAGTCGATGCGTTTTGGCCTgagagggcctttatcaagacttgaggAGGCTAATTTTCAATAAGAATTATAAAGGGTCTCTTGACCAATCAGATTTGTTAATCATTATACATGTAATCGTGCCAAAAAACGGCAGTTTTTTGTCGCCCAATATTTTAATCTTCAATATCGGTGTGATATCATCACTTCCGGTTAGATTTGCGTCACTTTTGGTTTGTGCGGAACTTACGGTTCCGGCAGAGTACGACGTCACGTCCCTTCCGGGTTTTCAGATCGGATGACGGTGGACCTATATTTGAGAAGGGCAAAAGATAGGGGAAATGGCACCAATATAAAATGTATTACTAATGGGCAAGGGTTATTACAACCAGATAAAAGCTGTATTTAAAGCTATCAAAAATGTATGGAAAAAAAGGTTATGATCGTAAATATACATCTATGTAAACAAATGGATGAATATAAGTGATATGCCACAACAACAAAGGGTTATGCCACAACTAACCAGAACTGTTTATGGTATGGAGGCGCTGTCCTTCACAGGGAATGATGGTGTCCTTTAGCCTTCAATTTTTACAGGTGTTCACGGACTATCAAACACTTCTTTATGACAACCTTAGAAGAAAAGAATCGGCAATAGTGAAATACGTTCGGACAAATGAGTTGcattaaaatgaaaatacaaatggGTATAAGTGAAAAATAAATCATTATTCAGGAAAAACAGAACTTGATTTCAAGTAAAATGCCAgctttaaaattcaataaaaagatCAAATACACTTATAAATAGCTCAAAGTTTGAGCAGATAAACCCCCCTTTTCAAgagcaattaaaataaactatttcctACATTATACACATCTGTGTAAGAAAAGGTTTACATATTAGGGGTTTAGTCTACAATTCAAAATGAGGGAACTTTACCATTATGTTAAACTGATTATATTTAAAGATTTATGATTATATGTAAAGATTTATCTTAAGTCAAATTTGTCCCTCTGTCCTGAATGTTTCACAATCTGTCTTcccattaaatatattaaaaggcAAATATTTTTTCAAGTCATGCATGTTAAAAATGTACTCAAATCATACACTAGTCACATGATTAGAACAACTAATGAGCAATATTTTAATTATCAGTGACCAATCAAAATGTTGTATAACTATTGGTTCCCAAAACCAATCCCCTCATTTACATAAGAAATGTGTTACAGATCATACAATTAAACTCTTTGTGAAAAGTGCTATTATATAAACCatctaaataaattacaaaaaagtgcttttatatATGCCATCTAAATAAATTATGGAAAAAGTCCAATTTTAATTTGCAAGTATCCCATTGTGAAAGGTGCTGTTGTATATATAATCTGGATAAATTGCTGAAGAATAACCAATGTGTTTGTTGCGATGTGAAAATCCGTTAATGTTACAAAGTTCAAAACAGTCCCAATCTATTCAGAAAAAATTGTTACTATTtaacagttatttaaaataaattatgctactattagtatctttatttaacccCCAAGTGCCATATGTTCTTAAAGTAAATATCTGacacatttaattttgttaataattCTAAATCACCCCCTCTCCAAGGAGTATGAACTTTCTTTATTCCTATCTACGGAAATTATTCGGATAGGTGTGGTAAATCTGACAACTATTACAATGAATAGGTACTATGTAATCATCTTTATGTTTTtcagtcttaaagggccactaaacccaaaatctttttttcacgattcagatagagaatacaaatttaaacaacattagaatttacttctattatttattttgcttcatattttagatatccttagttgaagaaaaagcaatgcacatggtgagccaatcacacgaggcttctatgtgcagcaaccaatcagcagctactgagcatatctagatatgcttttcagcaaagaatatcaagagaataaaacaaattagataatataagtaaattagaaagatgtttaaaattgcattctctttctaaatcatgaaagaaaaaatgtgggtttcatgtccctttaagtgctctaaaATTCTAGTTTTAAGGAACCTAGAAACTTGACCTCGGTATTGGTCTTGCAACTATATGTTAATAGATAAATCACATTAGTAGTTTTACAACTTATAAATGACTTGATTTTGTATTCCTCATCAGTGATtgttgatttaaagtttttttgtgtatatttagtATAAGTGTACGCTTTACATTTACTGCATGAATAAAATACCTTTAAATCACTGAATTTATAGGGCGAACTTGGTCTCATTCCTTTAGTTAGGGAAGGAGATAACATTTTCTGTCAGGAataatcatctttatttttttcagtcttatttaaagggacataatactcatatgctaaatcacttgaaacagaggcagtataactgtaaaaagctgacaggaaaatatcacctgagcatctctatgtaaaaaaggaagatattttatctcacaatctcctcagctcagcaaagtaagttctgtgtaaaaagttatactcagctgctgcccagctgcaggtaaaaaaataataaaaatatatgaagaaatgaactgcagccaatcggcatcaacagtgctgaggtcatgaactcttttactgtgatctcatgagatttcacttaaagggacagtcaagtccaaaaaaactttcatttttcaaatagggcatgtaattttaaacaactttccaatttacttttatcaacaattttgctttgttctcttggtattctagttgaaagcaaacctaggaaggctcatatgatcatttctaagcccttgaaggccgcctctattttatttacttttcacagcaagggagagcaagctcatgtaggccatatagatagcattttgatcacgcttgtggct
This region includes:
- the RPP38 gene encoding ribonuclease P protein subunit p38, which codes for MSTKATKGPARKPKPVVVKTTLNNPYDIDWNTVVGDDMQFILQTLMEKFNHVGLKKIEMKTEGKKAKKETPSTNGKKKKEKGKKTKDSDVEIKSCEEADKEELQKESENKPGWTHVDLRKQLAIGINEVTRALEKNEVYLVLVCKSAKPTLITKHLVELSASREVPACQLPRLSENIAPVLGLKSVLALGFKKSSDVFLEEVKAVISRVPPLKVPWLQSESQKAESSEDELVIDEESSSEPKKRRKRKIGESEEKTSKTKLQGLKVKKIVPNPNKVRKVKNKKNVGTKK